Proteins encoded together in one Planctomycetaceae bacterium window:
- a CDS encoding pyridoxal phosphate-dependent aminotransferase, producing MKVSKRAQAVPPSATMAVDTKAKELKAKGVDVVGFGVGEPDFDTPQYIKDAAIAALKAGKTKYTPTPGIPELRKAIAEKLQKENNLNYKPEQIIVNLGAKHSVYESMQAVLDEGDEVIVPAPYWVTYPETIKLAGAVMKVVQTELKNDYKITPEQLKKAITPKTAMFLLNSPNNPGGFTYTPDELKAIAKVLEGTDIMVLSDEIYEHLIYGTTKFISFAAVSEDAFKRTITINGFSKAYAMTGWRLGYVAGPIDVIKAMDRLQGHMTQNPVSFVQSGALVAFSDPNNEVEKMRVEFEKRAKYMSQRLNALQGVKCPKPTGAFYCFPDVSAHFGRTIGGVKINNSMDFASAFLDQASVALVPGGPFGCDNNIRLSFATSMEQITKGLDRLEKWLKG from the coding sequence ATGAAAGTCAGTAAAAGGGCACAGGCTGTACCTCCGTCAGCGACTATGGCGGTTGACACCAAAGCTAAAGAACTTAAAGCCAAAGGCGTTGATGTTGTCGGTTTCGGCGTAGGTGAGCCGGATTTCGATACGCCTCAATATATAAAGGATGCGGCAATCGCTGCACTCAAGGCAGGCAAGACCAAGTACACGCCGACGCCCGGGATTCCTGAACTTCGCAAAGCTATCGCTGAAAAACTTCAGAAGGAAAATAATCTTAATTATAAACCGGAACAAATCATTGTTAATCTCGGCGCGAAACATTCTGTGTATGAAAGTATGCAGGCTGTTCTCGACGAAGGTGATGAAGTTATCGTTCCCGCTCCTTACTGGGTAACTTATCCGGAAACGATTAAACTGGCCGGTGCTGTAATGAAAGTCGTGCAGACGGAACTCAAAAACGATTACAAAATTACTCCTGAACAATTGAAAAAAGCAATTACGCCAAAGACGGCGATGTTCCTTTTAAACAGCCCGAACAATCCGGGCGGCTTCACTTATACTCCGGATGAATTGAAAGCTATAGCCAAAGTGCTTGAAGGCACGGATATTATGGTCTTGAGCGATGAAATTTACGAACATCTGATTTACGGCACGACAAAATTTATAAGTTTTGCCGCTGTGAGCGAAGACGCTTTCAAACGTACAATTACTATAAACGGCTTCAGCAAGGCTTATGCGATGACCGGCTGGCGACTCGGTTATGTCGCAGGCCCAATCGATGTGATTAAAGCTATGGACAGATTGCAGGGTCATATGACGCAGAACCCTGTAAGTTTCGTTCAGTCAGGTGCATTGGTTGCGTTCAGTGACCCGAATAACGAAGTTGAAAAAATGAGAGTTGAGTTTGAGAAACGCGCCAAATATATGTCGCAGCGGTTAAACGCATTACAGGGCGTTAAATGTCCGAAGCCGACAGGCGCATTTTATTGTTTCCCGGATGTCTCGGCTCATTTCGGCAGAACAATCGGCGGGGTGAAGATTAATAACAGTATGGATTTCGCATCGGCGTTTCTCGATCAGGCAAGCGTTGCGCTTGTGCCGGGCGGGCCGTTCGGCTGCGATAATAATATCCGCTTGAGCTTCGCGACTTCTATGGAACAGATTACCAAAGGGCTCGACAGATTAGAAAAATGGCTCAAGGGATAA
- a CDS encoding MgtC/SapB family protein, which translates to MQFNWTDAVSLVLAIIFGGFIGAEREYRGKPAGLRTNTLICLGSCIFTMISTTLSGSDPGRISAQIVTGIGFLGAGAIIHSGIGIHGLTTAAVIWIVASIGMACGAKMYILAAAATLLSLIVLLVLPWIEKPISKNHPSENHQN; encoded by the coding sequence ATGCAATTTAACTGGACGGATGCGGTTTCGCTTGTGCTGGCGATAATTTTCGGCGGCTTCATTGGAGCCGAGCGGGAATATCGCGGCAAACCGGCAGGTTTGCGGACAAACACATTAATATGTCTCGGCTCGTGCATCTTCACTATGATTTCCACAACTCTTTCCGGTTCAGACCCGGGCAGAATCTCCGCACAAATTGTTACAGGCATAGGTTTTCTTGGAGCAGGCGCTATTATTCACAGCGGTATTGGCATCCACGGCCTGACTACCGCGGCGGTAATCTGGATTGTCGCAAGTATCGGAATGGCATGCGGAGCAAAAATGTATATTCTGGCCGCGGCCGCAACCCTGCTTTCACTTATAGTGTTACTGGTTCTGCCGTGGATAGAAAAACCAATCAGTAAAAATCATCCGTCGGAAAACCACCAAAATTAA
- a CDS encoding AtpZ/AtpI family protein, with translation MDKNKTSDKNSKDDNDYLKWSNIGLEFGGVIAVFCYIGYKIDAVLNSSPYFLLGGFFAGFIGMFYLIYKQMNNKK, from the coding sequence ATGGATAAGAACAAAACGTCTGACAAGAATTCCAAAGACGATAACGATTATCTCAAATGGTCGAACATTGGATTGGAATTCGGCGGGGTAATAGCGGTTTTCTGTTACATTGGGTATAAGATTGACGCTGTTTTAAACTCAAGTCCTTACTTTCTTCTTGGCGGTTTTTTTGCTGGTTTTATAGGAATGTTCTATCTGATTTATAAGCAGATGAACAATAAGAAATGA
- the atpB gene encoding F0F1 ATP synthase subunit A encodes MMNLLNNLVLGEFSPLKPIVPVILFEFKIGQYTVPVSNHMLMIAAASVILLILLPLAAYPKRLAPKGLQNLVEAICVFLREEVARPALHEHTDKFIGFIWTMFFFILTLNLLGMIPTEAIIHVLTKKENHFGGPATANIWITAGLAFTTFLVTHIAGIRQQGLIHYIKTFIPPVPWYMAPFMYFLEIITAFVRPFALAVRLFANIVGGHTIIATLVGLIIIFKNYAIASVSVGAIVGMSFLELLVAFLQAYIFTILSTLFISFSVSPEH; translated from the coding sequence ATGATGAATCTGTTAAATAATCTTGTTTTGGGCGAGTTCAGCCCTCTCAAGCCGATAGTGCCGGTAATCCTGTTTGAGTTTAAAATAGGCCAGTACACCGTCCCTGTCAGTAATCATATGTTAATGATTGCTGCCGCTTCGGTGATACTTTTAATCCTGTTGCCTCTTGCCGCCTATCCGAAAAGACTTGCACCAAAAGGCCTCCAAAATTTAGTCGAGGCAATTTGCGTATTTCTGCGGGAAGAGGTCGCACGCCCTGCTTTGCACGAGCACACAGACAAATTCATCGGTTTCATTTGGACGATGTTTTTCTTTATTTTAACGCTTAACTTACTTGGAATGATTCCCACTGAAGCGATAATTCACGTGCTTACCAAGAAGGAAAACCACTTTGGCGGCCCCGCTACGGCCAACATCTGGATTACGGCCGGACTGGCGTTTACAACGTTTTTGGTAACACACATTGCCGGAATCAGGCAGCAGGGATTGATACATTACATAAAGACTTTTATACCGCCTGTTCCATGGTATATGGCACCTTTTATGTATTTCCTTGAAATAATCACTGCATTTGTAAGACCTTTTGCACTTGCGGTCAGGTTATTTGCCAATATCGTCGGAGGCCATACGATAATAGCCACACTGGTCGGATTGATTATCATTTTTAAAAATTATGCCATAGCTTCGGTTTCAGTCGGAGCTATCGTCGGAATGTCCTTTCTTGAACTTTTAGTGGCATTTCTGCAGGCATATATCTTTACAATTCTTTCAACACTGTTTATAAGTTTTTCAGTTTCACCTGAACATTAA
- the atpE gene encoding ATP synthase F0 subunit C, with protein sequence MDGIATTALAVAAEGNSLAIFGAVIGCGLAIIGAGIGIGFIGGKALEAIARQPEAQGKISTTMIIAAALIEGVTFFALIVCFLTLFWLKG encoded by the coding sequence ATGGATGGAATAGCAACTACAGCATTAGCAGTAGCCGCTGAAGGCAATAGCCTGGCAATTTTTGGCGCAGTTATCGGTTGCGGGCTTGCGATTATCGGCGCCGGCATTGGCATCGGTTTCATCGGCGGCAAAGCCCTTGAAGCGATCGCTCGTCAGCCTGAAGCACAGGGCAAAATATCTACTACGATGATTATCGCTGCCGCTCTTATCGAAGGCGTTACGTTCTTCGCTCTGATTGTATGTTTCTTAACACTTTTCTGGCTCAAAGGCTAA
- the atpF gene encoding F0F1 ATP synthase subunit B → MNKRIITAISIALLFGGTVVASEEAAPAQEGIFSGSYADALWTVIAFGTLVIVLGIFAWKPLLRSLKTREDTIQQQLSDAENAKSKAEHLLDEHKHKSLDIIERANKYANQTSKEIVEQARKEALAITDRANAEIAGAQGIASQQLWHMAGNMLINISQEVLGRSITPEDNKRLIHEAIGKLQEESLNK, encoded by the coding sequence ATGAATAAAAGAATCATAACAGCAATTTCGATTGCGTTATTGTTCGGCGGCACTGTTGTCGCGTCCGAAGAGGCCGCACCTGCACAGGAAGGCATCTTCAGCGGCTCTTACGCGGATGCCCTTTGGACAGTTATTGCTTTCGGCACACTGGTCATTGTTCTTGGCATTTTCGCATGGAAGCCCCTGCTTAGAAGCCTCAAGACCAGGGAAGATACTATTCAGCAGCAGTTATCCGATGCCGAGAACGCAAAGTCAAAGGCAGAGCATCTGCTCGATGAGCACAAGCATAAAAGCCTTGATATAATCGAGCGGGCCAACAAGTATGCCAATCAGACCAGCAAGGAAATTGTCGAACAGGCACGCAAAGAGGCACTGGCCATTACAGACAGAGCCAATGCTGAAATTGCCGGCGCACAAGGCATCGCATCGCAGCAATTGTGGCATATGGCTGGTAATATGCTTATTAATATCAGCCAGGAAGTGCTCGGACGAAGCATTACGCCGGAAGATAACAAGAGACTTATTCACGAAGCTATTGGAAAGCTGCAGGAAGAAAGCCTTAACAAATGA
- the atpH gene encoding ATP synthase F1 subunit delta, with protein MISSNFLYNLGEIYGHALFELAAERGEADTVKDDLDEIDRFMFAEGDFHAIMSSPFLSAEHKRKLAETLFTGRVCELTLNFLLVAGSKNRLSAISYMIKKYDKLYRESKGYKDVWMTISHAIEQSEKDAIKASLTEAFKTENVTLEFNVEPAIIGGAVIRYEGKMIDNSIRTRLHRAVDTVISRGRNSGKSI; from the coding sequence ATGATATCTTCAAATTTTTTATATAATTTGGGCGAAATTTACGGCCATGCACTTTTTGAACTCGCGGCCGAACGAGGCGAAGCGGACACTGTCAAAGATGACCTGGATGAAATTGACAGATTTATGTTCGCAGAAGGCGATTTCCACGCCATTATGTCTTCTCCTTTTCTCTCGGCCGAACATAAGAGAAAACTTGCTGAAACTTTGTTTACCGGCAGGGTCTGCGAATTAACTTTAAATTTTTTACTTGTCGCCGGTTCAAAGAATCGTTTGAGTGCGATATCGTATATGATCAAAAAATATGATAAACTTTACAGAGAATCCAAAGGCTACAAGGACGTGTGGATGACCATTTCGCACGCTATCGAACAAAGCGAAAAAGACGCGATAAAGGCATCGCTGACCGAAGCTTTCAAAACCGAAAATGTTACATTGGAATTCAATGTCGAACCGGCCATTATCGGCGGCGCTGTTATTAGATACGAAGGCAAGATGATTGACAATTCAATCCGAACCAGATTGCATCGAGCGGTCGATACAGTCATTTCTCGAGGCAGGAATTCAGGAAAAAGTATATGA
- the atpA gene encoding F0F1 ATP synthase subunit alpha encodes MKFDISELGGILKQEISQYKNKLDVTAVGRVVEVGDGIARIYGLQNAMSGEMLMFENGVKGEVFNLEEDSIGAVIYGDYVKIKEGSDVHSTGQLLSVPVGKELLGRVVNPLCEPIDSGPTIQTSSTRYVESDAPSISQRQPVKKPLQTGIKSIDSMIPIGRGQRELIIGDRKTGKTAIAIDAIINQKQENVVCIYVAIGQKESTVAEVIETFRKHGAMEYTTVITSPASDIASLQYIAPYSGCALAEYFMYEHQKDVLIVYDDLSKHAVAYRQLSLLLRRPPGREAYPGDIFYLHSRLLERSAKLSDKLGAGSITALPIVETLEEQVSAYIPTNVISITDGQIYLKRDLFLSGIRPAVDVGTSVSRVGGNAQVSAMKKVAGRLRLYLASYNELLNFARLGTELDAASQSQLDRGARMVELLKQPQFSPVTVGEQVITIFLGLSGLLDDIAIKNVAKFAQSFTQRLKSEHGDYMEEINKSGNFSDDLAAKVTEEIKKFKEANALI; translated from the coding sequence ATGAAATTTGATATTAGTGAATTAGGCGGAATCCTCAAACAGGAAATAAGCCAGTATAAAAATAAGCTCGACGTTACTGCAGTCGGCCGGGTCGTTGAAGTCGGCGACGGCATCGCCAGAATCTACGGCCTGCAAAACGCTATGTCCGGCGAAATGCTTATGTTTGAAAACGGCGTTAAGGGCGAAGTATTCAACCTTGAGGAAGACTCCATCGGCGCGGTTATTTACGGCGATTATGTTAAAATCAAGGAAGGCTCCGATGTTCACTCTACCGGTCAGCTTCTGTCTGTTCCTGTCGGCAAAGAGCTTCTGGGCAGAGTTGTCAATCCGCTTTGTGAACCTATCGACAGCGGCCCTACGATTCAAACATCCTCGACAAGATACGTCGAATCCGACGCTCCTTCAATTTCGCAGAGACAGCCGGTAAAGAAACCTCTGCAAACCGGCATTAAAAGCATTGATTCAATGATACCAATCGGCCGCGGGCAGCGTGAGCTGATTATCGGCGACAGAAAAACCGGCAAAACAGCAATCGCTATTGACGCAATAATAAATCAGAAACAGGAAAACGTTGTTTGCATTTACGTCGCCATCGGCCAAAAGGAATCAACGGTCGCCGAAGTAATCGAAACTTTCCGCAAACACGGCGCTATGGAATACACAACGGTTATTACCTCCCCTGCTTCGGACATCGCATCGCTGCAATACATCGCACCGTATTCAGGTTGTGCGCTGGCTGAATATTTTATGTATGAACATCAGAAAGACGTTCTGATTGTGTACGACGATTTGAGCAAACACGCCGTTGCGTACCGTCAGTTAAGTCTGCTTCTTCGCAGGCCGCCGGGCAGAGAAGCGTATCCGGGAGACATTTTCTATCTGCACAGCAGACTGCTCGAACGCAGTGCAAAACTTTCCGACAAACTTGGCGCAGGCTCAATTACAGCCCTGCCGATAGTTGAAACTCTCGAAGAGCAGGTTTCAGCTTATATTCCGACAAACGTTATTTCAATCACCGACGGCCAGATATATCTGAAAAGAGATTTATTCCTTTCGGGTATCAGACCTGCTGTTGACGTTGGCACAAGTGTCAGCCGTGTAGGCGGCAACGCACAGGTCAGCGCTATGAAGAAAGTCGCCGGCAGATTAAGACTGTATCTGGCGTCATACAATGAATTGTTGAACTTCGCACGTTTGGGCACCGAACTGGACGCTGCGTCACAGTCGCAGTTGGACAGAGGCGCTCGAATGGTCGAACTGCTCAAGCAGCCGCAGTTTTCACCCGTTACCGTAGGCGAGCAGGTCATTACTATCTTTTTGGGACTAAGCGGCCTGCTGGACGATATTGCCATTAAGAACGTTGCGAAATTTGCGCAGTCGTTTACACAAAGATTAAAATCCGAACACGGCGATTACATGGAAGAAATCAACAAGAGCGGAAACTTCAGCGACGACCTTGCGGCAAAAGTTACCGAAGAAATCAAAAAATTCAAAGAAGCTAATGCGTTGATTTAG
- a CDS encoding F0F1 ATP synthase subunit gamma yields MAGTRQILQRRKAADSIRRITRTMEMVSTAKYKTYHHRRDIAAEYENALSQIGYLMVTSQEPIDHPLLKQNKSNRSSVLAVGSTRGLCGSYNSHISHLIDVHIKNAAQFNRELDIYATESRLLSTIAYKGITPQKVYPNIDKCLEGVGIDEITDHCIDRYMAGEIDNFDIAYMQYFSASSQSVQTMTILPLTELIDSLTTRSTAIWPYDISFEEFYLSPKAFEVIKGLARIIVRASIEFCFMDAALSEHLARMVAMRSATDNAETMIKKLTNEYNTARQSKITGDLLDIVGGTGALT; encoded by the coding sequence ATGGCAGGAACAAGACAAATATTACAGCGGCGCAAGGCTGCCGACAGTATCAGGCGAATCACTCGCACAATGGAGATGGTCTCTACCGCCAAGTACAAGACATATCACCACCGCAGAGACATCGCCGCTGAATACGAAAACGCCCTTTCGCAAATCGGATACCTTATGGTTACCTCACAGGAACCGATCGACCATCCGCTTTTGAAGCAGAACAAGTCTAATCGTTCTTCTGTTTTGGCTGTGGGTTCAACTCGCGGACTTTGCGGCTCGTATAACAGCCATATCTCACATCTGATTGACGTGCATATTAAAAACGCCGCACAGTTCAATCGTGAGCTTGATATCTACGCGACCGAAAGCAGACTTTTAAGCACTATCGCATACAAAGGTATAACGCCCCAAAAAGTATATCCAAACATTGACAAATGTCTCGAAGGCGTCGGCATAGACGAGATTACAGACCACTGTATCGACCGGTATATGGCAGGCGAAATCGACAATTTTGATATTGCGTACATGCAGTACTTTTCAGCGTCGAGCCAGAGCGTGCAGACAATGACGATTCTGCCTTTGACGGAACTGATTGACAGTCTTACCACGCGTTCGACCGCGATTTGGCCTTACGATATTTCTTTCGAGGAATTTTATCTTTCGCCGAAAGCTTTTGAAGTAATCAAAGGACTGGCTCGAATTATCGTTCGGGCGTCTATTGAATTTTGTTTTATGGATGCCGCGTTGAGCGAGCATTTGGCGCGTATGGTTGCAATGAGAAGCGCAACCGACAACGCCGAGACTATGATTAAGAAATTAACAAACGAATATAACACCGCCAGACAAAGCAAGATCACGGGCGATTTACTTGACATTGTAGGTGGAACCGGAGCATTAACATGA